Part of the Tenebrio molitor chromosome 4, icTenMoli1.1, whole genome shotgun sequence genome, AAGtgtgttgttttattatcttttttttaatatcatgtaacaattttttataacagcTAACACAATGCAAACTGTACAAAGTGTCATGATAAGTACTTGACAAACaacttgtacattttttcttaacaTATAGGTTATGTACACTGGAAGCCTTGCGTGACCTTCAACAATGCACTGAgttgcatatttttttttgacagatccCAGCCCTTGCCAGACGACTCTAGCGGCAAAAGCGGCGCGAAATTCTACCAGAGCTCGGACAAACTGTTCATCATAAAGACTCTAACATCCGAGGAGGTGGAGAGGATGCACTCTTTCCTCAAACACTACCACCCGGTATATCCTCctaagaaataagaaaaaaatcgttttgaCCCCGTCTTTCTAGTACATCGTCGAGAGGCACGGCAAAACTTTGCTGCCCCAGTACCTGGGGATGTACCGCTTAACGGTAGACAACGTGGAGCACTACATCGTGGTGACGCGGAACGTCTTCTCGAATCACTTGAATATCCACCGAAAGTTCGACTTGAAGGGGTCGACGGTGGACAGGGAGGCGTCGGAGAAGGAGCGCGAGAAGGACCTCCCGACGCTCAAAGATAACGACTTCGTTAACGAACAAATGAAGGTCTACATAGGGGAAGAGGCCAAGCAGAAGCTGATGGACACGCTGACGGCCGACGTGGAGTTCTTGACCAAGTTGCACCTGATGGACTACAGTTTGTTGCTCGGTGGGTAGAGTCGGGTCGTGGGTGCCGTGGGATGATCTGGATGCTTGTAGGGATACACGAGGTGGAGAGGGGCGAACAGGAGATGGCGAGGGAGAGGGAGCAAGAGACGGAGAACGCGGGACAGGAGTCGGACGAGAGTGAGTCCGGCTCGGGTCTGGAGAACAGGACTTTCGGGTTTAACACCCCCCCGGATTCGCCGAACGCCCTTGCCCAGTTTATGAGAGAGCAGAGTCTGCAATATGAAGGTAATCACGCCAGGAAAGTCGTCTTCTTGTCGACTGTTGACATTCAGTGCGACGCGAAGCGCCCTCTATGATAACTCGCCAGCACGCGTGAGGGGGCCAATATTTAACGATAAATGAGGTTTTTGCTTCCGTTGTTCCTCCAAACATGTCTAATGGTTGTTTGATGTTTTAAGTGTGTCGTTGCtgacaatatttttaagaattagTTGGTAGGTAACTGTTTTATCGACACGGCGTGGCTGTTTGACATGTCAAATCGTGATGcaacagtttaaaaaatagtgaCGAAAAGGCGATAGAAAGAAGTGAAATGCAGTTTtcc contains:
- the PIP4K gene encoding phosphatidylinositol 5-phosphate 4-kinase type-2 alpha, whose product is MSLPGATGLSKLKKKHFRVKHQKVKLFRANEPFLSVFMWGINHTINELMHVTIPVMLFPDDFRAYSKIKIDNHLFNKENMSSHFKVKEYCPLVFRNIRERFGIDDLDYKESLTRSQPLPDDSSGKSGAKFYQSSDKLFIIKTLTSEEVERMHSFLKHYHPYIVERHGKTLLPQYLGMYRLTVDNVEHYIVVTRNVFSNHLNIHRKFDLKGSTVDREASEKEREKDLPTLKDNDFVNEQMKVYIGEEAKQKLMDTLTADVEFLTKLHLMDYSLLLGIHEVERGEQEMAREREQETENAGQESDESESGSGLENRTFGFNTPPDSPNALAQFMREQSLQYEGGIIPELDIYAIPSCESAPVKEIYFIAIIDVLTHYGVKKQAAKAAKTVKYGSNVDGISTCDPEQYARRFIDFMCKAIE